In Carbonactinospora thermoautotrophica, the genomic stretch GCCGTCCGCCCAGCCGGTCACCGTGGACACGATCGGGTTGCGCGGGTTGGCTTCGAAGACGACGAAGACCACGTATCCCGCCAGCACCAGCGCCGCCGACGCCGCCACCAGCGAGACCCCGCGGGCCAGCAGGCCGACCACGACGACATGCGGTTGCGTCCTCGTCTTCGCCATGTGCGCATTCTCGCCGCGCACACGGCGCACCGCACCCCGTATCTTGAACGGGTGCTCACCGTCGGTTTCGACCTCGACATGACGCTCATCGACTCCCGGCCCGGGATTCGGGCCGTGTACGACGCGCTGTCCGCCGAGACCGGCGTGTACATCGACAGCGCCGCCTGCGTGAGCCGGCTCGGCCCGCCGCTGGAGGAGGAGCTGGCCAACTGGTTCCCGCCCGAGGACGTCCCGGCCATGAGCGAGCGGTACCGGGCGCTGTACCCCTCGATCGCGATCGAGCCCACGCTCGCGCTGCCCGGCGCCCGCGAGGCCGTCGCCGCGGTGCGTCGGCACGGCGGCAGGGTCGTCGTGGTCACCGCCAAGCACGCGCCCTACGCCCGCCTCCACCTGGACCACCTCGGCATCGAGGTCGACGAGGTGATCGGCTGGCGGTGGGGCGCGGCCAAGGGGGAAGCGCTGCGCGAGCACGACGCGACCGTCTTCGTGGGCGATCACAAGGGTGACGTTCTTGGGGCGCGCGCCGCGGGCGCGCTCTCCGTCGCGGTCGCCTCCGGGCCGGTGCCCGCCGAGGAGCTGCGCGCCGCCGGCGCCGACGTGGTGCTGCGCGACCTCACCGAGTTCCCGGCCTGGCTTGATGGGTACATACACGAGCGGCGCGGTTACATCCACCAGCGGCGCGGTGCCACAGCTCACGCGGATCCCTGACCGGCCCGGTCAGGCCGCGTCCCGGCGCCGCGGCGCCCGGCGGCGCGCCTGGGCGGCGACCAGGACGCCGGCCAGCGCCAGCGCGAGCCCGAGCGGGGCGAGCATGCTGAGCCAGTAGAACGCGGGCGGCAGCGGCCGCGTGCCCAGGAACAGCGGCAACACGGTCGCGACGACCCCCACGACGCCTATGGCGAAGACCACACCGCCCGCGCGCACCAGCAGGTCGCCGGGTCGCCGATCCCTCGTATCCACGCCACCAGGTTAAGTCGGTGGGTTATCGGGGATTCTGGGCGGGCTGTCGGCCGGATAGCCTGTGATCCGGCGAGGTGAGCCGACGCCACGGCGAGCCGACGCCAGGCTTCGGGTAGGACAACTTCAGACACGACCGACACAGACGAGGACTCCGGTGCCCACAGGCAAGGTGAAGTGGTACGACCGCGAGAAGGGCTTCGGCTTCATCTCGCGGGACGAAGGTGGCGACGTCTTCGTGCACGCTTCGGCTCTGCCGAAGGGTGTGGAGTCACTGAAGCCGGGGCAGCGCGTGGAGTTCGGCATCGTCGCGGGCCGGCGCGGGGAGCAGGCCCTGTCGGTGCGGATCATGGACCCGTTGCCGTCGGTCGCCGCCGCCCAGCGCAAGAAGCCCGACGAGATGGTCGTGATCATCGAGGACCTGATCAAGCTCCTGGACGGCGTCTCGAACACGCTGCGTCGCGGCAAGTACCCGGACCGTAACGTCTCCCGCAAGGTCGCGGGCGTGCTCCGCGGGGTCGCCGACCAGCTGGAGATCTAGCCGGCCACCGGGAGCCGCGATCCGCAGCGCCTTTCGCGTACCTCGATATCCGGAAGGCCGGGTTGCTACGTCTCCGTCGATGACCGTGATCGGTCCTCCCGCCTGCGCGCACCGTGAGCGCCGGCGTATGGCCGGGCGCTTCGGCCTTGGCCGCCTCGCGCGGCTCTGCATCCCAGCGGTCCAGGTCAGCCACTGGCGGTCCGGCATCGCCGGATGTCGACCGACATCCGGCGATCAGGGCTGAACCCGGAATAGTCCCAGGTGCCCGTGTCGGGGCAGATTGCCGCTGATGCAGTACGAGTACTGGCTGTGCACACGGCACGACCGTCGCCGAGCTCAGGATCCAGAACCGCGAACTGGAACTGGGGCTAGAACTGCAGCCGGTTTTGGGCTCGGGCGATATCGGTGGATCTGGTCGATCGCGCGTTCGAAGTTCTCCGTCACCCGTTCCAGGTCCGCGCCCAGCTCGCAGAGCAGGTCGCCGGTGCTCTGGCGAATCTTGTCTTCCAGGTCGTCGAGGGCAGCGTTGACCGCCTTCTTGATCTCTTCTGGAAGATCGCGGGCCTCCATGACCGGCCCGTACGGCGTCGCGCCTAGTGACTGTCACGTTGCCTCCCCACGTTGCCTCCCGAGTTAGCGGGTTTGCTGCAACAGGCTGGTGTTAAGTGGCCTGAGGCGGATGAGGACCAGCTGTACGAGCTGGCCGGAGTATGGCGTGCCTTCGCAACCGACCTGCGTAGTATCGCGTCTGATGGTTCAGCGATAGCCAGGGCGGTGGGCGCTGAACACTACGGGCAGTCCATCGACGCCTTCACCGCGCACTGGTATGAACTGCAACAGAACGTCGAGAGATACGCGAATGCCGTAGAGCTGACTGCTGAAGCGGTGGACGGCACAGCCAAGAGCGTGTTACACGCCAAAGCCGCCATGGCGGATGCGTTGACAGCAGTTTACTCCCGCATACTGCAGGCGCGAGGAAATGCCGTAGCGGCTGCCAGCTTCGGCCGTTTCTTATCGATCATTCTACGGTTTCTTGCTAATTTCGTCGGACGGATCCTGGCCGCACTGTGGCGATTTGTCGTCCAGGTGATATCAGGCCTTTTCAAGATTATCGCGGCCGCGATCCGCAAGATCATCGAGTTTTTCAAAAGACTATTCAGCAGAAAGCCCAAGCCGCAGCCGCAGCCTCCGGTGTACCGGCGGGACGGCAAGCTTCCGCACGCCCGTGACCTCATCAGGAACGGCACCCTGTATTCGGGGCGGCGGCTGCCGCTCAAGGCAGGGCCGAACCAGGTCCTGTACAAACGTGATCCTGCCACGGGCAAGGTGACCAACTACGCGGTGTACGACGAGCATGGCTACATCACCAAACGTGTCGACGTGGTAGGCCGATCCCACGGCGGGGTGCCTACTCCACACGTCGTGGACTATCGTCTGAACCGGAACCCGGAAACAGGACAGGTTTATCCTGGCCCCGCCAGCAAGCTGCCGCGCCCAGCCCGTCCGGAGGAGTTGCCGTGAACGCTGAGGAATCGGCTTCCGGTGCACGGGAGCTGCCTCGTTTCTTTGTCGAGTGGCGAACGCTGTTCGGACAGGCCGGCGCCGACTTCACCCCCATCGACTACCTCAATCAGCCGGCGGGTCCTCCTTTTGTCATCGCCGCGCAGTGGCTGTTCTGCCCTGAGTTCGTGGAATATCGCGGCTGCGTCGTGATGGCGCATCGGCTCGACGCCAAGATTCTGGACGAGTGGTTCGTCGAGTTCGACGGCGAGGTGTCCCGGATCGAAGCCGTCGCCAACCTGGTGTCCTTGTACGACGTCTTCACCGCGTGCGACGTGGCAGCCTACGAGGCGGACCTGTCCCAGTTGGCCCACACCATCGCCCGGTGTTGGCGAGGCCTCCTGAGGATGGAGTACCCGGAGCGGGACTTCCAGGTCGAGGTGTACGACGACGAAAGGTCGCACGGGCCGGAGATCACTTTCTTCAGCGGACGTCCCCAGGGTTGACCCCGGTGCGCGCGAAGCCCGCGGCCCGGCCGAAGGGCGCGGCCGGAACGGCTCGCCGGATCTCTCGCCCGGCTGAGCCGGGCTCAGCCGCGGAGCCGTTCCCGTTCCACCCGGGGGACTAGGCCTTCGGCCGCGGCGCGGTCGAGCAGGGCGGTGACGGCCGCGTACCCCTCCTCGCCCAGGTCGCGGGTGAACTCGTTCACGTACAGGTCGATGTGCGCCCGGGCGACCTCGGGGTCCATCTCCTGGGCGTGCTGGAGCACGTACTCCCGGGACGCCTCCGGATGCGCCCACGCGTACTCCACCGAAGCGCGCGTCCACGCGGCGAGCCGCGGCAGGTCCAGCGACCGGCGGGCGACGATCGCGCCCAGCGGGATCGGCAGCCCGGTGTCCGCCTCCCACCACTCGCCCAGGTCGGCGAGGAGCCGCAGGCCGTACGCGGGGTAGGTGAACCGCGCCTCGTGGATCACCAGCCCGGCGTCCACCGCGCCGTCCCGGACCGCCGGCATGATCTGGTGGAACGGCAGCACGACGATCTCGCCGACCCCGCCCGGCACCCGCTGGGCGGCCCAGAGCCGGAACAGCAGGTACGCGGTTGAACGCTCGCTCGGCACGGCGACGCGGCGGCTGGCCAGGCCGTCCGGCTCGGCGGCGCCCCCCGGCGCGGCCAGCACCAGCGGGCCGCAGCCCCGGCCGAGCGCACCGCCGCAGGGCAGCAGGGCGTACTCGTCCAGCGCCCGCGGCAGCGCCGCGTAGGAGATCTTGAGCACGTCGAATCCGCCCTGCTCCACCAGCCCGTTGGTCACGTCGATGTCCGCGTACGTGACATCCAGCGCGGGCGCGCCCGGGACCAGGCCGTTCACCCAGGCGTGGAACACGAAGGTGTCGTTCGGGCAGGGGGAGAACGCGATCCGGATCGTCATGTGCCGAACTCCTTGACCAGTACGGGTACCGCTGTGGCGAGTACGTCCAGGGCCTCGCGGATCCGCCAGGTGGCCCGGTCGCGCGGGCCTACCGGGTTGGAGATGGCGCGGACCTCCAGCACGGGCACGCCGTGGGCGCGGGCGGCCGTCGCCACCCCGAAGCCCTCCATGCCCTCGGCCGCCGCCCCCGGGTACCGTCGCGCCAGCGCGTGCGCGCCCGCCGCGGTGCCGGTCACCGTCGAGACGGTGAGCACCGGCCCGGTCACGGCCGCCACCCCGGCGGCGCGCAGGGCCGCGGCTGCGCGGCCGGTGAGCCCCGGGTCGGCCGCGTGCCGGACGGGCCCGAAGCCCAGGACGTCCAGCGGCAGGAAGCCGTCCGGGGAGTCCGCCCCCAGGTCGGCCGCGACGATCTCGCTGGCCAGCACCAGCCCACCCACGGGCGCGACCCCGGGGAAGCCGCCGCCGATCCCGGCGCTGACCACCAGCTCGTACGGGCGGCCGGCCGCGCGGGCGCAGGCGAGCGCGGTCGCGGTCGCCGCCCCGGCCGCCGCCGGACCCACGCCGCCCGGCAGCACGGTCACCCGGCCGCAGTCGACGGCGTCCGGGTAGGCCGGCAGCCCGGCCTGGCCGGACCCGGGCAGGCCACGCGCGCACGCGTCGCGCTCGGCCGTCACGGCGGTGACCACCAGCAGCCGCATCAACCTTGAATCCAGTCCAGTTGCTTGTCCGCGGGGTCGCGCTCGAGCTGGAAGAACCACACACCCCGGGCCTTGCCGTCCACGTACGCGACCACGCGCAGCTCGGCCGTGCCGAACCGCAGCACCTCGGCCGGCACCTGGAACCGCCGGTACGTCTGCTCGCCGCTGAACCGCGCCTCCAGCACCGGGCCGCGGCGGGCGGTGTCGAACACGACCACCCGCCAGGCCGTGGCGCCCGACGCCGGGTCCAGGCCCACGCCGAGGGCGTCACCGGCGTGGACGACGATCTTCTCCGGCGGGTGGCCCCGCGGCTGGCACTTGCGCTCGTCGACCGCGTCTTCCTCGTCGTGCGCGTAGCACGCGGCCTGGGTGTGCACGGAATCCGAGCCGCGCACCACCGTCGCGACCGGCGTGGGCTTCTCGCACCCGGCGAGGGCGGCCACGCCCGCGGCGGCCAGGGCGATGGCGGGCAGGCGGCGGTGGTAGCTGGACATGTGACTGGTTTCTTCCCGGTGTCTTGGGATGTCTTGGCAGGCACTGCCGAGGCTACTCACGCGATCGGCCCAACCGCAGCCCCCGGGGGCGGACCGAGGTGCCGACCATGGGGGCTGATGAGGGACAATCAGCGGTTGTGAGTGCCGCAACACGGAGCCGTACGCCGGACGCGACCTGCGCCGCTGCCGTCGACCTCGCGCTGGCCGCCGCCGAGGACGTCGCCGGCATCGGCAAGGTCGGCCGGCATCTCGGTGTGGAGGCCGAAGGGGACCGGCTCGTCACGCACTACTTCGAGTGCTTGGAGCCGGCCTACCGGGGCTGGCGCTGGGCGGTGACCCTGGCCCGCGCCCCGCGGGCCAAGCTGGTCACGGTCTGCGAGACCTGCCTGCTCCCCGGCCCGGACGCCCTGCTCGCGCCCGCGTGGGTGCCGTGGAGCGAACGCCTGCGCCCCGGCGACCTCGGCGTCGGCGACTTGCTGCCCACCAGCGCCGACGACGAGCGGCTCGCCCCCGGGTACACCGGGGCCGACGAGGACCTCACCGAGCCCGCGGAGAAGGCCGAGGGCGAGCTGCCGCTCATCCGGTACGAGCTGGGTCTCGGCCGGGCCCGGGTGCTCTCGCACGAGGGCCGCACCCGGGCAGCCGAGCGCTGGTACCGCGGCGAACACGGCCCCGAGGCCCCGATCGCGCAGGCCGCCCCGGCCCGCTGCGCCACCTGCGGTTTCCTGGCCCCGCTCGCCGGTGCGCTCGGCCGGGCGTTCGGGGTGTGCGCCAACGAGTACTCGCCCAGCGACGGGTCCGTGGTCTCGCTCGACCACGGCTGCGGCGTCCACTCGGAGGCCGCTGTCGTGCCGAGTACCCCAGAGCCGCTGCCGCCGATCGTGGACGAGTTCCAGTACGAGGTGGTGCAGCTTCACCCCGAGCACACCTCCGGCTCGGTCAGCGACGCCGAACCCGCCGAGGACCTGGGCCACTCCTGACGGTCGGCGGTCGACCCGGGCGACCGGTAAGCGCACAGCCAGCTGGTCTCTCAGGGGCCGTTCGACAACGTTGTCATCCGGTCTTGTGGGGAACCAGGGAAATACGGACCCGGTTGAGGTCCGGGCGGCAGGGGATACCTCGACAGGGCCGGTGGGCGGAGGCGACGCATGAGCGAGGACGTGTTCGGGACGGCTGCGCTACGCGCCCGCGTGCTCCAGGCCTGGGCGGCCTCGACGAGCAGGTTCCGGGAGGACGCCAACGCCGAGGAGGATCTGGCCCTCGGCGGATACCGCGACCGGCTGGTCATCGAGCTCGCCCAGAACGCGGCGGACGCCGCCGCCCGCGCCCGGGTGCCCGGCCGGCTGCGGTTCACGCTCAAGAGCGGGGCACTGGCCGCCGCGAACACCGGCGCCCCCCTGGACGCCGCCGGGGTCGAGTCGTTGTCCACGCTGCGTGCCTCGGCCAAGCGGGACGAGCCCGGAACGGTCGGCCGGTTCGGGGTCGGGTTCAGCGCGGTGCTCGCCGTCACCGACGAGCCCGCGATCATCTCCCGGCACGGCGGGGTCCGCTGGTCGCTGCCGGACGCCCGGGACCTCGTCCAGCAGGTGCCCGCCCTGCGCGAGGAGCTGATCCGGCGCGAGGGGCGGGTGCCGGTGCTGCGCCTGCCGTTCCCGGCCGAAGGCACGCCGCCGGAGGGGTACGACACGGTGGTCGTGCTGCCGCTGCGCGACGCCCAGGCCGACGCGCTCGCCCGGCGGCTGCTCGCCGAGATCGACGCCGCCCTGCTGCTCGCCCTGCCCCAGCTTGCCGAGCTGGTGATCGAGGTGGACGGGCAGGTCCGGACGCTGCGTGCGGACTGGCGGTCGCACCCGGAGGCGGACTACCCGGAGCTGCCGTGGGAGCCGCCGGCGTTCTCCGAGGTGGTCGTGGTGGAGAGCGCGGACGGCGGGGAACAGCGCACCACCTGGCGGCTGGCCCGGATCGGCGGTGAGCTCGACCCGTGGCTGCTCGCCGACCGGCCCACCGAGGAGCGGCTGCGCCCGTACTGGTCGGTGACCTGGGCGGTGCCGGTCGACGAGGACGGCGCGCCCGTGTCGCCTCCGGAGAGCACGCCGCGTGTGGTGCACGCCCCCACCCCCACCGACGAGCCGCTGGGCCTGCCCGCGCTGCTGCTCGCGTCGTTCCCGCTCGACCCGACGCGTCGACACGTGGCGCCAGGTCCGCTGCGGGAGTTCCTGGTCGAGCGCGCCGCGGAGACGTACGCCGCGCTGCTGCGCCACCTGCGGCCCACCCCCGCGCTGCTCTCGCTGGTGCCCGGCCCGGTCGCCCGCGGCGAGCTGGACGCCGAGATCCGCCGCGCGATCGTCGCCCGGTTGCCCGAGACGCCGTTCCTGCCCCCGGCGCCGGTCGCCGCACCCGCCGAGGAAGCCGGGGACGTCGAGGAGGCCGGGGACGTCGAGGAGGCCGGCGCCGAGGTGCGGCTGCGTCCCCGGGACGCGCTGGTGATCGAGGGGGCCGGCGCGGACCTGGTCCGCGTGCTCGCCCCGGTGCTGCCCGGGCTGGTGCCGGCCGGGTGGGACCACCCCGCGCTCACCACCGCCGGCGTGCGGCGCGCGCCGCTGGCCGAGGTGATCGAGCTGCTCGCCGACCTGCGGCGGGAGCCCGCCTGGTGGCGCGAGCTGTACGCGGCGCTGGAGGGCGCGGACCCCGAGGCGCTGGCCAGCCTGCCGGTGCCGCTCGCCGACGGCCGCCTGGCGCGCCGCCCGCACCGGCTGCTGCTCGCCGTCGAGGGCGTGGACCCGGCGACGCTGGCCCCGTTGCGGCTGCGGATCGTCCACCCCGAGGCCGCGCACCCGCTGCTGGAGCGGCTCGGCGCGGTCCGGGCCACGCCGCGTGCCGTGCTCGCCGACCCGGACGTGCGGGCCGCGGTCGCCCACTCGGACGAGGCCGAGGATCCGCTGGAGATCGCCGAAGCCGTACTCGGCCTGGTCCGCGCCGCCGACCTGGCCCCTGGCGAGGAACCCTGGCTGGCCGACCTCACCCTGCGGGACGCCGCCGGCGAGTACGCGGCCGCAGGCGAGCTGATGCTGCCCGGCAGCCCGATCGAGAAGGTCGTCGAGCCGGGCGCGCTCGGCCTGGTCGACCCCGGCCTGGTCGAACGGTGGGGCGAGGCCGTGCTGGAGGCGGTCGGCGTGCTGCGTGTGTTCGCTCTGGTCCGCGACCACGACGTGGTGCTCGACCCGGACCTGTGCGACCACGATCTGGACGCCGAGGACGAGTGGGTCGCCGCGCTGCTGGACGCCCTGCCGGCCGGGGACGTGCCGCCCACGCTGCCGGAGTTCATCGCCGTCCGTGACCTCGACCTGGTCGCGCGGCACGCCTGGCCGGACGCGCTGCGGCTGCTCGCCGCGCCCCCGCTGCGCGCCGCCCTCACCGAGCCCGCCCGGGTGCTGCTGCCCGACGGGCGCACCCGCGACCTGCCCTCGTACACCGCTTGGTGGCTGCGCGGCCAGCCGATCCTCGACGGCCAGCGGCCCGGCGAGCTGCACCTCGGCGTCGACCCGCTGCTCGCCGGCCTGTACGACGAGGTGTCCGTCGACCTGGACGACGAGGTCCTGCGCGCGCTCGGGGTACGCACCACGCTCGCCGACCTGCTCGCCGAGGCGGGCGGCCCGGACAGCCTGCTGGCCCGCCTCGCCGACCCGGCCCGGAACGTGTCACGGCAGCAGTTGCGCGCCCTCTACACCGCGCTGGCCGGGGTGGAGCCCGAGCGAGTCCAGCCCCCAGAGCGCCTACGTGCCCTGGTCGGCGGCGTGCCGGCCGTGGTGCCCGCCGAGGAGGTCACCGTGGTCGACGCGCCCGACCTGCTGCCGTTGCTCGAGTCGCGCCCGCTGATCGTGGTCCCGGCCGAGGCGGCCGGCGACCTCGCCGACCTGCTCGCCCTGCCCCTGACCAGCGAGCTGGTCCCGGGCCGGGTGACGTCGGAGGGGGTGCCCACGCCGGTGCCGGACGCCGTGCGCGAGCTGCTGCCGGACGGCCCGACCGAGTACGTCGAGCACGAGCGGCTGGTCGTGGACGGGTGGGCGGAGCTGGACTGGCGGTACGTCGACGGGGTCGTCCACGCTGCGTCGCTGGAGGGCCTGGCGCGTGGCCTGGCTTGGGCGTCCGGCCGGTGGGACCGCCGCTTCGAGATCGCCTGCCTGCTCGCCGAACCCGACCTCGCCGATTGGCTGCGCACCGAGCGCGACTTCGAGTAGCCGGGCAGCGGCTTGGGTGGTTTCACCGGTGGCGAGTCCTGCCTGTCCGCCCCCCCTGCGTCGAGTGTGCGTGTCGTCACACACGCGTGTGTGACGACACGCACACTCGACAAAAGGGGCGGCCGGCGGGGCACCACGGGGGATGCGGGAGCACAGGTGCGCGGAGGTTGCCGGTCCCTGCCCGAGGCGACTCCGGCCCGGGTGAGGGTGGGTTGATCGTTCGCGAGCCCTTGAGCCTGGGCCGAGGGTGGTCTGGCTGGTCAGTGGGCGTCCCCGGGCACGTGTCGGGGACGCCCACTTCAGGTCCCGGTGCGCCCGCGTTGGCTCCGAGTCGGTCCATGGACGACGGCACGGGCACACCGGGGTTGGCTGGCGGGCCGTGTGGGCGGTTTCTCTCGGGTCACCAGGGTTGCGGGGGCGTGGGTTGGGTTGGTGGCGTGGGAGTCCGGGCCCGCACGGCCCGCCGGCTCCGGTGGCGTCGAGTGTGCGTGTCGTCACACGTGTGACGACACGCACACTCGACGGAAAGGCCCGGCCGGCGGGGCACCA encodes the following:
- a CDS encoding HAD family hydrolase translates to MRILAAHTAHRTPYLERVLTVGFDLDMTLIDSRPGIRAVYDALSAETGVYIDSAACVSRLGPPLEEELANWFPPEDVPAMSERYRALYPSIAIEPTLALPGAREAVAAVRRHGGRVVVVTAKHAPYARLHLDHLGIEVDEVIGWRWGAAKGEALREHDATVFVGDHKGDVLGARAAGALSVAVASGPVPAEELRAAGADVVLRDLTEFPAWLDGYIHERRGYIHQRRGATAHADP
- a CDS encoding cold-shock protein, which encodes MPTGKVKWYDREKGFGFISRDEGGDVFVHASALPKGVESLKPGQRVEFGIVAGRRGEQALSVRIMDPLPSVAAAQRKKPDEMVVIIEDLIKLLDGVSNTLRRGKYPDRNVSRKVAGVLRGVADQLEI
- a CDS encoding polymorphic toxin type 24 domain-containing protein, coding for MLQQAGVKWPEADEDQLYELAGVWRAFATDLRSIASDGSAIARAVGAEHYGQSIDAFTAHWYELQQNVERYANAVELTAEAVDGTAKSVLHAKAAMADALTAVYSRILQARGNAVAAASFGRFLSIILRFLANFVGRILAALWRFVVQVISGLFKIIAAAIRKIIEFFKRLFSRKPKPQPQPPVYRRDGKLPHARDLIRNGTLYSGRRLPLKAGPNQVLYKRDPATGKVTNYAVYDEHGYITKRVDVVGRSHGGVPTPHVVDYRLNRNPETGQVYPGPASKLPRPARPEELP
- a CDS encoding 1,4-dihydroxy-6-naphthoate synthase, with amino-acid sequence MTIRIAFSPCPNDTFVFHAWVNGLVPGAPALDVTYADIDVTNGLVEQGGFDVLKISYAALPRALDEYALLPCGGALGRGCGPLVLAAPGGAAEPDGLASRRVAVPSERSTAYLLFRLWAAQRVPGGVGEIVVLPFHQIMPAVRDGAVDAGLVIHEARFTYPAYGLRLLADLGEWWEADTGLPIPLGAIVARRSLDLPRLAAWTRASVEYAWAHPEASREYVLQHAQEMDPEVARAHIDLYVNEFTRDLGEEGYAAVTALLDRAAAEGLVPRVERERLRG
- a CDS encoding futalosine hydrolase, which translates into the protein MRLLVVTAVTAERDACARGLPGSGQAGLPAYPDAVDCGRVTVLPGGVGPAAAGAATATALACARAAGRPYELVVSAGIGGGFPGVAPVGGLVLASEIVAADLGADSPDGFLPLDVLGFGPVRHAADPGLTGRAAAALRAAGVAAVTGPVLTVSTVTGTAAGAHALARRYPGAAAEGMEGFGVATAARAHGVPVLEVRAISNPVGPRDRATWRIREALDVLATAVPVLVKEFGT
- a CDS encoding DUF3027 domain-containing protein translates to MGADEGQSAVVSAATRSRTPDATCAAAVDLALAAAEDVAGIGKVGRHLGVEAEGDRLVTHYFECLEPAYRGWRWAVTLARAPRAKLVTVCETCLLPGPDALLAPAWVPWSERLRPGDLGVGDLLPTSADDERLAPGYTGADEDLTEPAEKAEGELPLIRYELGLGRARVLSHEGRTRAAERWYRGEHGPEAPIAQAAPARCATCGFLAPLAGALGRAFGVCANEYSPSDGSVVSLDHGCGVHSEAAVVPSTPEPLPPIVDEFQYEVVQLHPEHTSGSVSDAEPAEDLGHS
- a CDS encoding sacsin N-terminal ATP-binding-like domain-containing protein, giving the protein MSEDVFGTAALRARVLQAWAASTSRFREDANAEEDLALGGYRDRLVIELAQNAADAAARARVPGRLRFTLKSGALAAANTGAPLDAAGVESLSTLRASAKRDEPGTVGRFGVGFSAVLAVTDEPAIISRHGGVRWSLPDARDLVQQVPALREELIRREGRVPVLRLPFPAEGTPPEGYDTVVVLPLRDAQADALARRLLAEIDAALLLALPQLAELVIEVDGQVRTLRADWRSHPEADYPELPWEPPAFSEVVVVESADGGEQRTTWRLARIGGELDPWLLADRPTEERLRPYWSVTWAVPVDEDGAPVSPPESTPRVVHAPTPTDEPLGLPALLLASFPLDPTRRHVAPGPLREFLVERAAETYAALLRHLRPTPALLSLVPGPVARGELDAEIRRAIVARLPETPFLPPAPVAAPAEEAGDVEEAGDVEEAGAEVRLRPRDALVIEGAGADLVRVLAPVLPGLVPAGWDHPALTTAGVRRAPLAEVIELLADLRREPAWWRELYAALEGADPEALASLPVPLADGRLARRPHRLLLAVEGVDPATLAPLRLRIVHPEAAHPLLERLGAVRATPRAVLADPDVRAAVAHSDEAEDPLEIAEAVLGLVRAADLAPGEEPWLADLTLRDAAGEYAAAGELMLPGSPIEKVVEPGALGLVDPGLVERWGEAVLEAVGVLRVFALVRDHDVVLDPDLCDHDLDAEDEWVAALLDALPAGDVPPTLPEFIAVRDLDLVARHAWPDALRLLAAPPLRAALTEPARVLLPDGRTRDLPSYTAWWLRGQPILDGQRPGELHLGVDPLLAGLYDEVSVDLDDEVLRALGVRTTLADLLAEAGGPDSLLARLADPARNVSRQQLRALYTALAGVEPERVQPPERLRALVGGVPAVVPAEEVTVVDAPDLLPLLESRPLIVVPAEAAGDLADLLALPLTSELVPGRVTSEGVPTPVPDAVRELLPDGPTEYVEHERLVVDGWAELDWRYVDGVVHAASLEGLARGLAWASGRWDRRFEIACLLAEPDLADWLRTERDFE